In Candidatus Binatia bacterium, a single window of DNA contains:
- the aroQ gene encoding type II 3-dehydroquinate dehydratase: MAKAKKSDLVPHVLVVHGPNLNLLGSREPDVYGRETLADIDASLLELSHALGLALQTYQSNSEGALVDRIQAARGTADVIVINAGAYTHTSVAIRDALLASGLPVVEVHLSNTYRREDFRHRSLIADIAVGQIVGFGAESYRLGLRAAAALLSRRGAAG, translated from the coding sequence ATGGCCAAGGCGAAGAAATCCGATCTCGTGCCGCACGTGCTGGTCGTGCACGGGCCGAACCTCAACTTACTCGGCAGCCGCGAACCTGACGTATACGGGCGGGAGACGCTGGCGGACATCGACGCGAGCCTGCTCGAGCTTTCACATGCACTCGGATTGGCGTTGCAGACTTACCAGTCGAACAGCGAGGGCGCGCTGGTCGATCGCATTCAGGCGGCGCGCGGGACCGCGGATGTCATCGTCATCAACGCCGGGGCGTACACGCACACCAGTGTGGCGATTCGCGATGCGCTGCTCGCCAGCGGTCTGCCGGTGGTCGAGGTGCACCTGTCGAACACATACAGGCGAGAGGACTTCCGGCACCGTTCGCTGATCGCCGACATTGCGGTCGGTCAGATTGTAGGATTCGGCGCGGAGAGCTACCGGCTCGGTCTGCGGGCCGCCGCCGCGCTGTTGTCGCGGCGGGGGGCGGCGGGCTAG